DNA from Electrophorus electricus isolate fEleEle1 chromosome 5, fEleEle1.pri, whole genome shotgun sequence:
TTAACTGGAATCCACctatttgcatgcatgcaatCAACCACATTTTTTACCACTCTTCACCAGATATTACGTTTTCAAAACCACAGTCAACTTGACGTAGCAGCTGCATGGTAGTAGGCATTTGTTGTTATGAGTAAGGCATTGTAGTTATGAGCATATCAGAAAGAGCATATCACATCGGTGATACTGCCGAACTAAGATTGGTCTGCTGTCTAAACTATCTAGCCAGCAACTAGAGGATATCTAACACAACTTGTTTATGACAACAGACAGGCCTGTGCACCTGTGGAGTgcttataataaataaatgtttctaataaagttggTGATGAGTGTATATTTGTAGGATATGGGGGAAGCCGGTAAGCAGAGACCAAACTTAATGCAGCATGCTAAAAGACatctgcatatatttttatcaAGCAGGAAAAATGATAACATTGAACAGAACTGCAAGCAGCTGTAATATGCCACTGATTGCACTTCACTCTCTCATGCATATGGGTTGATGATGCTCATATATTGCGCTGGCATGTAACAGACAGGCAACTTAGTAGAGCAGCAGGGGTCACTGCTCCAGGTGTAGTCGCTACCCGGGGTCATCAGCATGGAAGCACACATGCCCTTCTCGGGTATATCCGGCTGGTCCTTGTCCCAGTCGGTAAAGCCGAAGTCGTCTTCACTCTGCCAGTACCACGCCATGGTGATGAGGCTGCGACGCAGACCGATCCAGGCTTGCCCTTGTGCTTTTACATCGGTCAGCATCTTGGCCATCAGACTCTGGTACACAGATGAGCTGGGACTGATCAGGTTACTACCTTTTCTTATGCAGTACTCACAAGACTGCTGCCAGCTCATTGCCTGATTGCCGATGTCTATGTTTGCAGGAATCACCAAACAGCCGTTTGAGTCTGTGGGGCATACAAGCAATTATGGTCACTGTGAGTCTGTTGATACTcatgaacatttaaaagaaagattAATTATCTATTGTTAGGGATAAAACTTTATGAAACTGAGATAACCATGATATATATTGCTGTAATGTTTACCTGGTTTTTCATTTATAGATATAGCTGGACCACCATAAGTAGCCAGTGATGGCATTTTTTGAATGATATAGACAGCAATCTTTGACGAAGGATGCCAGACAACGTGTGACATAGCACCGTACAGACTCATACGAGCCCAGGAGTAATTACTATCATTCATGATACTCCATGTCACTGAGACAAGGGTTTGGTCCCAGTGTACATATTGTGTTTGGGTTGTTTCAGCTATGAGCAAGACCTCAGATCTGGTGTACGAGGTGATGTGTACCAGGTAGCAGGCTGAGAACATAGAGAGCGGGATGATCCCCATCATAACACCAGGGTGGATAAGGCTAAGAGATGCTGGCTGCGAAGTTGTAATGATGGAATTTCTATTCTCTAAACTTGGGAAGAAGGGCAGGAATGTGGAGGAACTAGGCTGCAAGATCTCAATGCCACCGCTGAGCGGAGGAGAGCCATGTTTAAGCTCCACGGTCTGGTCCGATGTTAGAATCAGGCGAGTGTTGTTGGCGGTGAAACAAGGGGGCACAAGGAAACTGTTTTGCTGGAGATGTGTGGGCTGAAGCTGCTGCACGAGCATGCTGCATTTGCAGGATTTCGTGTCCATGCATGGATGCGTTAGCAATATGGCCATGCTGGCACTAGAGTTCACCTGCAGCACAGACTCAGTGCTCTTTGTCTGCATGAGCTCAAAGGGGCCGAGTGTGAACTGGGAGTGTAAAGTGCTTCCGGGAGACTGAGGCAGGCTCACGATGACACTGTTGTCTTGAGCCTCTGCATTGATAATGATGAGTCTGAACTGGTTGTACATCTGGGTCACATTGGTTGAGGCAGTGCAATTTAAAGTGCTGTAGTTGTTCATCATTGAAATTAGTTCAGTGTAGTTGAGAAAAGGGACCATATATGTTTTTCCTAAGTTTGATACAGGTTGAACGACATAGGTCTGGACGCTGTCTCCTCGTTGGCTTATGGAGAACACTGTGATGTTGTTGTTACTGGTGATTCTGACAGACTTCAGGGAGAGGCCCAGCTCGTACTCCTCCACCTCACCAGGAAGATCCACGAGCTTGATCTCCCCCAAGTGTAAGGTAATATGTTGGATGTTTATTCCATTGAAGGTGACCTTGACATTAGTGTTGTCATTGAGGGCAGTGATTTTCAGGCTGTTGTAGACACTGACTGGATAGTAGTAAGCAATATTCTCTGGAAAGGCAGTGATGAAGTCTGTACCATAGTTCACCACTGACTGGCCtgttaaatatacacacaatttgTAGCCAAATATCAGGGGAGAAAGTACCATTCATGACATTCCATTAATTAACCAGGTTCTCGAACAGCAACACAAGATGGTGGCAAGAAAAGAGCTCAGTCTTACCTTGGTAAAACATTGATACAATTAACAGGACAGTAAACATGGTTAAGCAATACAGGCCagttaaaaaaatgaacagactGGTCAAGTTTCCTGATTCAAACAGCATGggatattttcttttgctgtaaaaagaaacaaagttaAATTACCTTTTTTAATACCTGACAAAAGCTGAACAActcacaatacacaatataattCACAGTGCGTAAAGCCCAGCAGCGTGTTCCTCCAGCTGTAGCACTAATGCTTATTCttatgaatttaaaaagaattCTCAATCCAAACCCTAATCTTAACCAACACAAAAGCTCACTTTATCAATACCCTAACCTTATCCATTACAAGAAATCACTAAACAGACAGCATAGTGGTGTCAATAGACAAGTTCCACCAATTACAATATAAGTGCAGTTTGTTGGGACTCTTTCTCAGCTTTGAAACTGAGAACTCTCCCTAgccactttattacaaacaaaatgtaagtaTAAAGTTAGCCTATGACCCATCTGTTTATAGGCTAAAGTTACCATCATCAGTGGACATCAGCAAAGACTCTGTTATGCTTAAAAACTGCACCAACACTATATTCCCTAATATACCTGTACTAGCTCAGCACCCCAATTATGTAAATCCATGTCACTGCTGTGGTGAAAAAAGTAACAATATCTGGTTAGCAATGGTCAAAAACTGAGCAGTGATGGTTGAAGTTGATCAGTGATGAACAAGGTAGTAGATGGTTGACATTTGTATACCAATAGATAGGCTAAATTATGTATCTGCACACCTACAAAAAGCACCTGTAAAATAAGCATTACCTAATAAAGCAGCCAGTGAGGCAGCTAGTTGCAGTAAAATGGCTGGTGAATGAGTCTCCGAGGTTCATCAAAATGTCTAACTGTATTCTGCCAAGTCAGAGAAAAATGTCTCTCAGGCTGCTTGCTGTTGTAATTAGACGGTTTCATAAAAATCAGATATTGTTTGCATTTATGTAATGTATGACCTCTTGACTGTGAACCAAAACTTAAAATGATTTCATGGTTTATTCCTTTTATttgatacacatacacacactatatgcacagctgtataaatgtaatacatttatacTTTGTTGTAGTATGTACAACAAAGTATAGAAGGGGAATTTAGGGAGACTCTCCCTGTGCCATTTACAAAGTAATCTAGAGAGGCTTTGATGCAACAAAGTAATCAATTtacaaaaaccccaaacatttaaacttttttgactgaaaataaaattctaTTCATCTCTGAAATATGTACTTGAATATTTTAGAAAGGTGGAACATAATACTCAGTGTATAATACGTTAGACATCTTAAGTCATTTTCCAAAGCACATTTCCAAAGCACAATTGTCCAAATCTGTGCCAAGATCCTatgagttttatatttttacaagaCAATGCCATCTTGATTATCAAATTGAACAactcaatatttaaaaatgcttacaaaacacactgaatttACCACAAAgctcataaatatttttgtaagtaGAAATGTCTTACCAAACAGAACAGACGCACCGTCCCTTGAGACTGAATCAGTGAAGCATGGCTCTTTCCCTCACCTCCTctgaatacacatacacaaatttgACATTCAAACTGCACCATTTCCAAAAGGTTTTGCATCATACGCTGTGGACACCAGTCTTAAGGACAAAGTGTTTCATGTGACAAGGAATGTGCCGTTTTAGTCACTTTAGTAAACCGCACAAGACGAATACCTCCGCCATCCAAAGCTCCGTGCCCTTTTCTACATATTCACATAATCAAGGTTATGGTCAGTTCCCATCACTTTTTACCAGTCTTGGAGGAAGTAATTAAACGGGTGGAGCTGGACAATTATCTTGTGTTGAACCAGCTTATTCAGAAGAGGAACTGGGTAAATACCtagattaatttaattaaacttCAAACTATAAACCTTTTATATATGCAGTTCTTCAAGCTGTTATGTTAACACACAGTCAAAAGCAAAAGTTAGTAATTATTAGCGCCCGTTTTATTTCAAACAGAATTGGCATTTTGCATACAACCTGATTTCTTTAACACTACTTTAAAGGAGGTGGACGAACAATCGAACAAAAAAGCCACTTCTTTCAGAAATGATAATCTACATTCTTTTAATGGAATTTCCTATTTGATGTTCTTACAGGTCCATCACTGGAGATCACCACACCCAGAAGGAAGATGCAGAACTCTCCTCTTTTCAGCACTTTCCTGCTCCATTCTCCTATCAGCTCATGCATGATGGATATGATCAGCTCCAACGCCTCCTCTTGGCACTTCCGTGGTGGATATGAGCAGCCCCAGCCTCTTGGCTCATTGTTGCCCGCTGGCAGCCTGCCCTGCCACTTTACGTCCTTCTCTGGGTCGCCCCGCCTGCTTGCGTGGTCCTTTTCCTCTAGCTGCCCCAGATCTGCCCCCAGATCCACCCCCCTGCTTCCTCCTCTGTCCGTGCCTCTGTGCCGCAGACACCTCCTCTTTAGCAGCCTGCGCCCACAGGGCATCGAAGCTGCCCGGAGCCTGGTAGCCGGGCTGACTGCAGTCCAGTAGTTCTCGGGAGAGTAGTACCCATATCCCCGGCACGTTCCTGCTCACGGTGAGGCTATCGAGGCCGGCAGCAGGTTCCAGCGGCTCCCACGTCTCCTGCACTGTCCGGTAGAGGAGTCGAGTGAACTGATGCAGACCTCGAATGCGCCGCTTCAGGATCTCCACGCACGTGATGGCCTTAGCCACGCTCGGGCCCATACCTGTGAACACAATCTGCCGGCACAAGGTCTGCCCTGGGACTGCATtaggctccgcctcctcccgAGCACCAGAACTCTCCGCTGCCTTACCCTCCATGCGGCTCAGGGCAAATTTCATGAGGTTGCGGATTTTGCTGCCATCCCGAACCCGAACCTCAGGAGTATCAGCAGGGAGGTCAGGAAACGGGCACGGACATGGCTGCTCCACAACACCTGCCTTCCTGTAGTTCTCCATGTCATGTATAGCTCACCtacagacagaacacaaacataaacattactATGCTTTACTCCTCACAAATTTATGATGCCAGTTCTATAATCAAACAGTTCTAAACAAATCATGTTGTGTGAAGACACTactgatcaaacaaacaacGTAGCTAAGTTAATATCATGTGCATAGTAGCCTCCTCTTCTTAGAATCGTCGTTTATTTGGTCATTTGTATTTCCAAAACCCTCCTACTGTCGGTAGCTAGGTGGAAAGTTGGGGGAGATGGTACCGCAGGCTTCGAAGAAAGCTAGTACTGACACTAATGTATAAACTCGTGAAAATTCAATAGCATAACGCTAGCTAGATACAGCCGCCGAGCCACGAACTCCAGGGTCGTATCTGATCTAGTAGCTAAGTAGTTAATTAGATAGGTATCTAGCTTAACTGACGTAGTGTTATTTTTGGCTTTCGCACCAGTTATACAGAGTAAGAGAACTCATACCTTTCACAGTAGCACTGGAACGccaataaagcatttttttattattactataaagaGTGGTTTATCTctaagaaaaaaagcatttaatacCTCATTTAAAAGTCTAACGAAATAGTTAGCTAGCTCTGTACTAGCTAGCTCTGTACTTAAGAATCAATTCAGACAAATACTATACCGTCATACTGATAAAACGTGCTCCCAATTGTCTCACTTTGTACAAATGCGGCACTACTTCGTAGACTGCTGCACTAGTTCACACTCTGTTAGATTGGCTAGCTAAACGTGCTCATCTTTTAAAAATTGGCACGCAGAGGCGCTAAGAACAGACAGAATATCCACGTGGTTTTATAGTGACGTTCCTGGCACGTAAACGTTCGAATCTGCTGCAAAGTGCCGAAGGAGCTCATGGGAAATGTCGTTTCTCTATCACGGGGTAATATACGGGTTTACTGTGCATGGTATACACTATGTATTCACGGTATTGTGGTAttgaattacaaataaaaagcaGTACTGACGATTGGCCgatttttttcaaatgcattaATGGCTGAGgtgattattttgtttttgaaaaaaataattcacttAAGTGTTTAAATTCTTTGTTTTACTACTTAACTTACTATAACAAATTTGCGTGTTAGCTGGCATGCATGTGAAGTCCAAGCAGTTTACCTCGTAAACTGCCTCacatatattcattattttttttaaaagcttcatatggattttatttggtttttaattttcattgatGTCAACTGCCTTTATATTTGAAACTTTTCCTGAAATGCAAttagaacacagtttaaataaatgactgcCAATGCagtatgttaaaataaattcatgCAATTACACTGATTACCAACAAGGAAACTGTCAATAcaaccaaaaacagaaaactgttcTTAAAGATCCGTAGAAATTTTAATGTACAATTGTGTTCTGAAATAACCATAACAGATTTCTGACTTTAGCTgtcaataacaaataaattacaatacaatctttacaaaaaactgaaaaaaggcAGTACATACCACCCTTATTCCATTTTGGCTCCACTTCCTGGCCAGTCCACAATAAAGTTGCTTGCACACAAAGAGCAACTCAAACCAAAGAGAGGCAAAGCATGTTTGTCCGTTGAGAAGTAACTGTATAACTGGCATATAAAGCCTATGTGGCCGCTGAAAACACTTTACTGCTAATAAAGAGGAAACAAATAACTTActtaaaaggggaaaaaaattaatttaacggaagaagaagagggggaaaaaaaaggacccccccccccccccccaaagttcATGAAACAGGCATGTGGGGAAGTACAGTGCAAGGTGGATGAAGGGGGCCATCTGCTGGTACCAGAACTTTAGTGCAGCAGGCTTCCACAGTGTGACCCAGATACACCTCCATCACTTCCTCAGATAGTCAGGGCCTCAACAGCTCAAGTACATGTAAACCAGTACAGCACTGCATAAGCTACCCACCCACTGAACAAAACATGGGGGATAATAACTGTAAAAAATAGTTTAATGGGGATGCTGACAATTATCACAGTGAATCTTGATAATGTTTGTAAAGAGTACTGAAAATATCCCAATATGTTTTCTCTTGCTTCCAAATCAACAAGAAATGATCAACTGTTACTAGTCACAAGTTTAATTAGATGTGCTGATGTGAGTGTTACACAGTGCTGTGCGGAGAGGCCAGAGCTAGTCACAGCTTCCATTGCTCAGCTGAAGCAAGACGGCCAAGTCGGCGTGAGAAGTCTGAGTAGGGTGTCCTGcaacaaacagcagcaaagGTAGAGCATTCTCATGAAGCCCACATGGATAGAATCCCTAAAACCAACCCTCCACCTGGCTCTAAACCCCTCCCCTCTACCTGAAGAGGCCCAGCTCACCCTGGATCCAAACACTGACCGCTATAGCATCAGGGTGGTCCAGCCCGAGACCCTGCCAGTGCTTCCCGAGCACTTCTGGCTGCACTGCAGCCATGGCTTGTACAGTGGAGAACACACatgggaggtggaggtgagaggAACATGCCGGTGGGAGGTGGGCATCACCTGCAAGAGCTGTGATCAGTCGTGGGTGGACTCCTGTTTCAACTGGGCTTTGAAGTGGGATGGTCAGCAGCTCCAGGCTTTTGAGAGGCTTAAACACCACTTTAGCCCCAAGTTCCATTCCATAAAGAAAGCCATTACTTTCATTCAGTTCCATCTGGACTTTGGACAGAAAACACTGAGCTTCTCTTGCTCTGAGCAGAGTGGCACGGCTAAATAGTTCTTCCACTGCTTCGGTATAAAACCCTCAGGGCCGCTTTACCCAGGGTTTTATTTGGAGGAATCATTTGTGAAAATCAAGAAGCAGCCCAATAGCAGAAATCATACATGCCCATATATTTTAGAGctactgtatttttaagaaCGTGCTTTACATGCTCTTGGTCAAATAAATAGTAACTTAGttctctgtgtgttagtgtgttatagGAGTTAGATATGCAGAATGGTATGGAATAATTAAAATTGTAAATCGAAACAAATTGCATTCAAATGCATCATCTCTGCAGACTATTTCTCCCATGAATgacctgttttttaaaataaggctCAAAAAAGAGGTTATCAAAAACTCATTAAAGAAGCTAATGAAGGTTAAGGACTAAAGTTCAGTCAATGCACTGTACAATAGCGATGACAGTGAAATATATGATACAGTTATGGCAACAGCTCTGTAGCTGATAAGATGTCACAACCTAAAGGATCACCGGCAGGAAGATATTTATAGCTCCTGAAGCTTGCGAAAAGCATCCTGCACCCCTTTTTTACGTTAGTTTCAGGAAAGCACTACAGGTCCATCAAAAGTACACACTACATGAGTCGTGAACAGTTTCTATCCCAAGGCTATCACCACACTGAACTTGGCACTGAAAGAACTGAACTCTATACACTCTATACAGTGAAATCTACAAACTGTTTTCAGCTCTGCATTGAAATGACTACCCTTATCGTCAGCACAGATACTGTGCAATGACTCTCTCTGTGCAATAGTCATTCTATAATAGCTGCCCTTGTGCAATATCTCTGCAACACACCATGTGAAAGAATAAGCATTACACCATTTTATCTGTGCaagatttattataaaatggtgtggctttatacacacacagggtgtatatatagatatatgtatgtgtggatgtgttggttgtgtgtgtatatggatgGGTATATAATTTtgaattgtatatatatatatatatatatatatatatatttgttctatatttctattgtgtagtttttttttaatcataagaGCTCAGCCAATCAGTGCACCTTAAttttgttgtgtgtatatatatatatattagtaccgtgacaaaaaaacatttactgaacATCCAAAAACAAAATTGCTTCATAAACTACAacctaaatgaataaatgatgaaTAGTTTTAATAAATGCCTCATAGGTAAATACATGTCTAAAGAGGTTAAGAACAGGTAAGAACTAACAACACTAAAGGAGAATGAACTAGAAACAGACA
Protein-coding regions in this window:
- the rpp25l gene encoding ribonuclease P protein subunit p25-like protein, producing MENYRKAGVVEQPCPCPFPDLPADTPEVRVRDGSKIRNLMKFALSRMEGKAAESSGAREEAEPNAVPGQTLCRQIVFTGMGPSVAKAITCVEILKRRIRGLHQFTRLLYRTVQETWEPLEPAAGLDSLTVSRNVPGIWVLLSRELLDCSQPGYQAPGSFDALWAQAAKEEVSAAQRHGQRRKQGGGSGGRSGAARGKGPRKQAGRPREGRKVAGQAASGQQ
- the LOC113574459 gene encoding C-type lectin galactose-binding isoform; translation: MPSLATYGGPAISINEKPDSNGCLVIPANIDIGNQAMSWQQSCEYCIRKGSNLISPSSSVYQSLMAKMLTDVKAQGQAWIGLRRSLITMAWYWQSEDDFGFTDWDKDQPDIPEKGMCASMLMTPGSDYTWSSDPCCSTKLPVCYMPAQYMSIINPYA